From one Mycobacterium colombiense CECT 3035 genomic stretch:
- a CDS encoding LLM class flavin-dependent oxidoreductase, producing MASDVKDGGGAAQHGWAGVDIGLAFDLRNPARWYRNPSRQYGFTIEVCQEAERLGASSVWFSEHHLFDDDYISNPLTLAAAVAARTRRIRIGTSIVIAPLHHPVEIAEQSAAVDLISDGRLDLGIGAGYRVPEFELFGVSLADRYRRTDETARRLRELWDSGGVRPRPVQDRVPIWMGYLAARGARRAGLLGEHLLSADAALWPAYLAGLTEAGHSASTGVMAGGFPAWATEDPERDWPLVSEHLADRLNSYGRHTVEGTGRATPDPIDPQSVRNANADGTASIAYGTPEFVAQRIREYTAGAPVRTVILWATIAGLDEATILRNVETICGRLAPLLSASSPDGDLPRARV from the coding sequence GTGGCATCAGACGTGAAGGACGGCGGCGGTGCCGCACAGCATGGCTGGGCGGGCGTCGACATCGGACTGGCATTCGATCTGCGCAATCCCGCCCGGTGGTACCGGAATCCGTCGCGGCAATACGGATTCACCATCGAGGTGTGTCAGGAGGCGGAGCGACTCGGTGCATCATCGGTCTGGTTCTCCGAGCACCACCTTTTTGACGATGACTACATATCCAATCCGCTCACTCTCGCCGCGGCGGTTGCCGCCCGCACCCGGCGCATCCGCATCGGAACCTCGATAGTTATTGCACCACTGCACCATCCGGTAGAGATCGCGGAACAAAGCGCCGCAGTGGATCTGATCTCTGACGGGCGACTCGACTTGGGGATTGGGGCAGGGTATCGCGTCCCGGAGTTCGAGCTCTTCGGTGTGTCCTTGGCGGATCGTTATCGGCGTACCGATGAGACCGCGCGTCGGCTTCGGGAGCTGTGGGATTCAGGGGGTGTGCGGCCACGCCCGGTACAGGACCGGGTGCCGATCTGGATGGGCTATCTCGCGGCCCGTGGTGCACGCCGGGCCGGGCTGCTCGGAGAACACCTGCTGTCGGCCGATGCGGCATTGTGGCCGGCGTACTTGGCGGGGCTCACCGAGGCGGGCCATTCGGCGAGCACTGGCGTGATGGCCGGTGGATTTCCGGCTTGGGCCACCGAGGACCCTGAGCGTGACTGGCCGCTGGTGTCCGAACACCTTGCGGACCGGCTGAATTCGTATGGCCGCCACACCGTCGAGGGAACCGGACGTGCGACGCCAGACCCCATCGACCCACAATCGGTGCGCAACGCGAACGCTGATGGCACAGCGTCCATCGCTTACGGCACACCGGAATTCGTCGCGCAGCGGATACGGGAGTACACCGCCGGCGCGCCGGTGCGGACTGTGATCCTCTGGGCAACGATCGCCGGTCTCGACGAGGCGACGATACTGCGCAATGTTGAGACCATTTGCGGCCGTTTGGCTCCGCTGTTGTCAGCATCGAGCCCGGATGGAGATCTGCCACGAGCCCGCGTCTGA
- a CDS encoding SDR family oxidoreductase, with translation MSSLTDRNLKDRAVVVTGASRGIGREIALRAAADGARVALLAKTNAPHPKIAGSLPETAAAVERAGGEALSLACDVRDPAAVTDAVNTIAERFGGIDIVVNNAGALDLRRTPELPYNAFDRLLAINVRGPFALVQAALPHLRRSDNAHILTVSPPINLEPAWAGAHLGHTISKYAESMLTLGWAAEFASIPIAANSLWPSTTVASTGIIAVLGERAARAQGRTPQIMADAAYVIVTRPAAECTGQFFTDEQALREAGIDDFSGYRLATREEDLSPDFYLPATPLPTI, from the coding sequence GTGTCGAGTCTTACCGACCGCAACCTCAAGGACCGCGCGGTGGTGGTCACCGGGGCCAGCCGAGGTATCGGGCGCGAGATCGCATTGCGCGCCGCCGCGGACGGCGCTCGCGTCGCACTTCTCGCGAAGACCAACGCGCCCCATCCCAAGATAGCGGGGTCGCTGCCCGAGACCGCGGCAGCGGTTGAGCGTGCCGGCGGCGAGGCACTGTCGCTGGCGTGCGATGTCCGCGACCCGGCGGCGGTGACCGACGCGGTCAACACGATCGCCGAGCGGTTCGGCGGCATCGACATCGTGGTCAACAATGCGGGAGCTCTGGATCTGCGCCGCACGCCCGAGCTGCCGTACAACGCGTTTGACCGGCTGCTGGCAATCAACGTGCGCGGGCCGTTCGCTTTGGTGCAGGCGGCATTACCGCACCTTCGACGGTCTGACAATGCGCACATTCTGACAGTCTCGCCGCCTATCAATCTCGAACCCGCTTGGGCTGGGGCCCATCTCGGTCACACGATCAGCAAATACGCGGAAAGCATGCTGACCCTCGGCTGGGCAGCCGAATTCGCCTCGATTCCGATCGCCGCCAATTCCTTGTGGCCTTCGACCACGGTAGCCAGCACCGGAATCATTGCGGTGCTCGGAGAGCGAGCCGCCCGGGCGCAGGGCCGTACACCTCAGATCATGGCCGATGCCGCCTACGTCATCGTCACGCGCCCCGCCGCAGAGTGCACCGGGCAGTTCTTCACAGATGAGCAGGCATTGCGCGAAGCAGGCATCGATGACTTCTCCGGCTATCGACTGGCCACGCGTGAGGAGGACCTCAGCCCCGACTTCTACTTACCGGCGACTCCATTGCCGACGATCTGA
- a CDS encoding SDR family NAD(P)-dependent oxidoreductase gives MTADSAKEFDGAVAFVTGAAGMGIGNATVRRMAAGGASVVVTDIHPGRTDDVTRSIAEEYPKSRVYGYPMDAGDRGHIDDVVEKVLADIGRIDILVNNAAINILGSVFDYEPADWDRVMAVNIDGPWYLSRRVLPQMRDRNAGVIVNVTSYAGDVGGMGMETPYAVSKGALNTLTRCLAHEAGPFGIRVNSVSPGVTDGTKFIVDHPEIRSRPDAVGPLGSVPHKDELAEVIAFLASRRAAHITGEIINVCGGAYMRN, from the coding sequence TTGACAGCTGATAGTGCGAAGGAGTTCGACGGCGCGGTGGCGTTTGTCACCGGAGCCGCGGGAATGGGCATCGGCAACGCAACTGTGCGGCGGATGGCCGCCGGGGGCGCTAGCGTCGTTGTCACGGATATTCACCCGGGGCGCACCGACGACGTGACCCGCTCGATCGCGGAAGAGTATCCGAAGTCGCGTGTGTACGGCTACCCGATGGACGCCGGCGACCGTGGCCACATCGACGATGTCGTCGAAAAAGTACTTGCCGATATCGGCCGGATTGACATCTTGGTCAACAACGCCGCGATCAACATCCTCGGCTCCGTGTTCGACTACGAGCCAGCGGATTGGGATCGCGTGATGGCCGTCAACATCGACGGGCCATGGTACTTATCCCGCCGAGTGTTGCCCCAGATGCGAGACCGCAACGCCGGTGTCATCGTCAACGTCACCAGTTACGCCGGCGACGTTGGCGGAATGGGCATGGAGACGCCGTATGCGGTGAGCAAGGGTGCGTTGAATACCCTGACACGATGTCTTGCGCACGAAGCCGGACCGTTCGGCATCCGCGTTAACAGTGTCAGCCCGGGTGTTACCGACGGCACGAAATTCATTGTCGATCATCCGGAAATACGTTCGCGCCCCGACGCAGTCGGACCGCTCGGCTCGGTTCCGCACAAGGACGAGTTGGCCGAAGTCATCGCCTTTCTCGCATCGCGACGCGCGGCGCACATCACCGGGGAGATCATCAACGTGTGCGGTGGCGCGTACATGCGAAACTGA
- a CDS encoding nuclear transport factor 2 family protein — MDDAQLRTRVGAANLMASYQFLADHGKVRELSELFLPDGVFVTDTEEFVGPDAILGFFSRVGTAFVSASFLPARHHLSSIYIDPQPEGGASTYACFQLIGSKGLDHWGTYRDEIVDTTQGWRFARRKVKIEGHIRDSPVVGLLGLPTVET; from the coding sequence ATGGACGACGCTCAGCTGCGCACCCGCGTTGGAGCGGCCAATCTTATGGCCAGCTATCAGTTCCTCGCCGACCACGGCAAGGTTCGCGAACTCTCGGAACTATTCCTCCCGGATGGGGTGTTCGTCACCGACACCGAGGAATTTGTTGGCCCCGACGCGATCCTCGGCTTCTTCAGCCGCGTTGGAACAGCATTTGTGTCCGCAAGTTTCCTTCCGGCCCGCCATCACCTCAGCTCGATCTACATCGATCCGCAGCCCGAGGGCGGCGCCAGTACCTATGCATGCTTCCAGTTGATCGGTTCCAAGGGACTGGACCATTGGGGCACCTATCGCGACGAAATCGTCGACACAACTCAGGGGTGGCGCTTCGCACGTCGAAAAGTCAAAATCGAGGGTCACATTCGTGACTCGCCCGTAGTTGGTCTGCTCGGGCTGCCCACGGTCGAAACGTGA
- a CDS encoding acyl-CoA dehydrogenase family protein, with protein MRRNIFEQVHDDFRDTARTFFERDCAPNTDVWEREGKVSREAWLSAGKHGLIGWALPEEYGGLGVTDYRFNQIISEEFFGTGTVGMGLGVQNDILVPYLDELTTEEQKERWLPKFISGEYIGSIAMSEPAAGSDLAGIKTTARDEGDHWVVNGQKTFISNGLLSSLVLTAVKTDPSAGHRGVSLLMIEDGMQGFTRGRKLDKIGQYSADTAELFFDNVQVPKNNLVGELNRGFYHLVSHLPSERLGIACYALPMARRALELTKTYALDRAAFGQPIGKFQVNRHFLAEMQTKLDAAQTYLDQCVLAANEGELTAADAAGLKWWTSEVQWEIIDRCLQMHGGYGYINEYEIARLWRDSRVQRLYGGTTEIMKDLMGRAMGY; from the coding sequence ATGCGCCGCAACATTTTCGAGCAGGTCCACGACGATTTCCGAGACACTGCTCGCACATTCTTCGAACGCGATTGCGCACCCAACACTGACGTTTGGGAGCGCGAGGGCAAGGTGAGCCGCGAAGCCTGGCTCTCCGCCGGAAAACATGGGCTGATCGGCTGGGCGCTTCCCGAAGAGTATGGCGGACTCGGTGTCACCGATTACCGGTTCAACCAGATCATCTCCGAGGAGTTCTTCGGCACCGGCACGGTCGGCATGGGGTTAGGGGTGCAGAACGACATCCTGGTCCCCTACCTGGACGAGCTCACCACCGAAGAACAGAAGGAACGTTGGCTGCCGAAATTCATCAGCGGTGAATACATCGGTTCCATCGCCATGTCGGAACCCGCCGCCGGATCGGACCTTGCCGGAATCAAGACCACGGCACGCGACGAGGGCGACCATTGGGTGGTAAACGGCCAGAAGACATTTATCAGCAACGGTTTGCTGTCCAGCTTGGTGCTCACGGCGGTCAAGACCGATCCCTCGGCCGGTCACCGAGGTGTCAGCTTGTTGATGATCGAAGACGGAATGCAAGGCTTTACCCGCGGACGCAAACTCGACAAAATCGGGCAATACTCCGCCGATACCGCCGAGCTGTTCTTCGACAACGTGCAGGTCCCGAAGAACAACCTCGTCGGCGAACTCAATCGCGGCTTTTACCACCTCGTTTCGCACCTGCCCAGCGAAAGATTGGGTATCGCGTGCTACGCGCTGCCCATGGCGCGCCGCGCGCTGGAGCTGACCAAGACCTACGCGCTGGACCGCGCAGCGTTTGGTCAGCCGATCGGGAAGTTTCAGGTCAACCGCCACTTCCTCGCCGAGATGCAAACCAAACTCGATGCGGCTCAAACGTATCTGGACCAGTGCGTGCTGGCCGCGAACGAGGGCGAGCTGACCGCCGCGGATGCGGCGGGGCTCAAGTGGTGGACGTCCGAGGTGCAGTGGGAGATCATCGATCGGTGCCTGCAGATGCACGGCGGGTACGGCTACATCAACGAATATGAAATCGCCAGATTATGGCGCGATTCACGAGTGCAGCGTCTATACGGCGGCACGACCGAGATCATGAAGGACCTGATGGGTCGCGCCATGGGTTACTGA
- a CDS encoding FadR/GntR family transcriptional regulator, translated as MDSVDVPVVSLREPKMAARVADQLRRMFIRGEIPEGALLPPESELMSRFGVSRPTLREAFRVLESESLIEVQRGVRGGARFTRPKRETLARYAGLILEYEDVTLKDVYDARATLETPMVIELANRRNPEAIAELEDILEREEQFTGAAGINVRTEFHAAIARLSGNKTMQMVSEMLHHIIETANRSLQPTKGARAESSAKRASKTHRMLLDLIKAGEGDKAAELWNKHLKKAEEYVLTGAEMSKVVDLLE; from the coding sequence ATGGACAGCGTCGATGTTCCGGTGGTAAGTCTCCGTGAGCCGAAAATGGCGGCGCGAGTGGCCGATCAGTTGCGCCGGATGTTCATTCGCGGTGAGATCCCCGAGGGCGCCCTACTGCCGCCTGAATCGGAGCTGATGTCGCGGTTTGGAGTATCCAGGCCGACGTTACGGGAAGCCTTCCGGGTGCTTGAGTCCGAATCGCTCATCGAAGTGCAACGGGGGGTCCGTGGCGGCGCCCGGTTCACCCGCCCCAAGCGAGAAACGCTGGCACGGTATGCAGGCCTGATCCTCGAATACGAGGACGTCACCCTCAAGGATGTCTACGACGCGCGCGCCACGCTCGAGACGCCGATGGTGATCGAGTTGGCAAACCGCCGAAACCCGGAGGCAATCGCCGAACTCGAAGACATCCTCGAGCGCGAGGAACAGTTCACCGGCGCCGCCGGAATCAACGTACGGACTGAATTTCACGCCGCCATCGCGCGACTATCGGGCAACAAGACGATGCAAATGGTCAGCGAGATGTTGCACCACATCATCGAGACGGCAAACCGTTCGCTGCAACCCACCAAGGGCGCACGCGCCGAGTCGTCCGCGAAACGCGCTTCGAAGACTCATCGAATGCTGCTTGATCTCATCAAGGCAGGCGAGGGCGACAAAGCCGCCGAGCTGTGGAACAAACACTTGAAGAAAGCCGAGGAGTACGTTCTCACCGGCGCGGAGATGTCGAAGGTCGTCGACCTCCTGGAGTGA
- a CDS encoding acyl-CoA dehydrogenase family protein codes for MTDESWPIIEEAVLRLFGETSGRYTVIGPRLAELGWAEIHAEYPVEACELLFRAQGRTLAQTECLDQIMLAELAAALGRPADAVLMPLPAHGCKPGSSIDRASGLVLGELRGQLAVPVVTSMGGVAVGVVDTQDLHGQRCDAFDASVLWTAVSSPLRGSFNESNDAWRRAVAAAHRALATELVSLAGEMLRIAVDYAKARNQFGVPIGAFQSPRHLLAEACAAVEGVRALLDEAWRFGEPLCAHAAKAAAGRVHRSVAGTAIQVCGAIGLTAEHDLHRYVRRGFQIDALLGSYQQLETSLAEQIFDSYAPGRPLPAVVMCA; via the coding sequence ATGACCGATGAGTCCTGGCCGATCATCGAAGAGGCGGTCCTGCGACTGTTCGGCGAGACGTCCGGAAGGTATACCGTCATCGGGCCGCGGCTTGCCGAACTCGGCTGGGCAGAGATCCATGCCGAATATCCGGTCGAGGCTTGTGAATTGCTGTTTCGTGCGCAAGGCCGCACGCTGGCGCAGACCGAGTGCCTGGACCAGATCATGTTGGCCGAATTAGCTGCCGCCCTCGGGAGGCCGGCTGATGCAGTGCTTATGCCGCTTCCCGCCCATGGCTGCAAGCCTGGCTCGTCGATCGATCGCGCCAGTGGGCTCGTCCTAGGCGAACTACGGGGACAATTGGCGGTTCCGGTCGTGACCTCGATGGGCGGGGTTGCGGTAGGCGTCGTCGACACCCAAGATCTGCACGGTCAGCGGTGCGACGCCTTCGACGCATCCGTGCTCTGGACCGCGGTGAGTAGCCCCTTGCGGGGTTCCTTCAATGAGTCGAACGACGCATGGCGACGTGCAGTGGCGGCGGCACATCGCGCCCTGGCCACCGAACTCGTCTCACTCGCTGGTGAAATGTTGCGGATTGCGGTCGATTACGCGAAGGCGCGCAACCAGTTCGGTGTGCCCATTGGCGCTTTCCAATCGCCACGCCATTTGCTCGCTGAGGCGTGCGCTGCTGTGGAAGGAGTGCGAGCGCTCCTCGATGAAGCGTGGCGGTTTGGCGAGCCGCTCTGTGCACATGCGGCGAAAGCCGCCGCGGGCCGTGTCCACCGATCGGTAGCGGGTACGGCCATACAAGTATGCGGTGCAATCGGACTCACAGCCGAACACGACCTGCACCGGTACGTCAGGCGAGGGTTCCAAATAGATGCGTTGTTGGGCTCTTATCAGCAACTCGAGACATCACTCGCCGAGCAAATTTTTGATTCCTACGCGCCTGGACGTCCGCTGCCCGCGGTCGTCATGTGCGCCTGA
- a CDS encoding enoyl-CoA hydratase/isomerase family protein: MTISEISTLPGYEQFAPSLLVVKVGAVHVVKINRPKAFNAVDEAVHEAMAAIWRVLLNDDDVRAVVITGEGEAFSAGGDMVMFGRLIDDQQARAHQIAGARTVFLELINFGKPLVSAVNGPAVGLGCSVALLSDLLVMGEGSYLADPHVAVGLTAGDGGAAMLPLLIGMMKAKEYVLLGDKITASIAKELNLVTRVVPDGEVLETALGLAERLAALPAQAVRSSKVALNMHLSRAALGVLEYALAEEYMSFSTEEFKERVAAFRNRTAK; encoded by the coding sequence ATGACTATCTCCGAAATTTCGACGTTGCCCGGTTATGAGCAGTTCGCCCCGTCTCTGCTTGTGGTCAAAGTAGGTGCGGTGCATGTCGTGAAGATCAACCGGCCCAAGGCGTTCAACGCCGTCGATGAAGCGGTGCACGAGGCCATGGCCGCGATCTGGCGTGTCTTGCTTAACGATGACGACGTTCGTGCGGTCGTCATCACCGGTGAGGGCGAGGCATTCTCGGCCGGCGGCGACATGGTGATGTTCGGGCGTCTGATCGACGATCAGCAGGCTCGTGCTCATCAAATCGCGGGTGCACGAACGGTTTTCCTTGAGCTGATCAATTTCGGGAAACCACTGGTATCAGCGGTCAACGGACCAGCCGTGGGGCTGGGCTGCTCGGTGGCGTTGCTTTCCGATCTGTTGGTGATGGGGGAGGGCAGTTATCTGGCCGATCCGCACGTGGCTGTCGGGCTGACCGCCGGCGACGGCGGCGCGGCGATGCTGCCACTGCTAATCGGCATGATGAAGGCCAAGGAATACGTATTGCTCGGGGACAAGATCACTGCGTCAATCGCCAAAGAGCTGAACTTGGTGACCCGAGTCGTGCCCGACGGCGAGGTGCTTGAAACGGCCTTGGGCCTTGCCGAGCGGCTCGCCGCGCTACCGGCGCAGGCCGTTCGGTCATCCAAGGTGGCACTCAATATGCATCTCAGCCGGGCCGCGCTGGGGGTGCTGGAGTATGCGCTCGCCGAGGAGTACATGTCATTCAGTACCGAGGAGTTCAAGGAACGGGTGGCTGCGTTCCGCAACCGGACCGCAAAGTAG
- a CDS encoding amidohydrolase family protein — translation MAIIQDSVGPLPYLLTDFDQHSYEALDCFTRYMPKSKLDTAVRLIDTPSGHKALLANERIITAFEKEHDLEKAYVPGSLAEMLKQRSSGNPADAERFFEPMHPEYLDRDARLKQLAEQQIEKSIMYPGGWALLAEPFLDGIDPLYDNFESFNRWINDDWGFNYKDTIYAPAMLSLRDLDRAVAELDRVLEAGAQFIILPAGPAYGRSPGDPYFDPFWARINEAKAVVSYHISEFHYQQEVASHWGWKVGAPFQFAAWQWQNTYGERPITDTLSALIFDNLFGRFPDIRVVVSEFGASWVPHFLRHMDKSRGMGRLGPWLGGPLTERPSAIFKRHVFVVPYPEDDTVALVDELEGTDALVMGSDWPHAEGLREPAEMYLRVEALGEAQRRHFLRDNGLSLFGK, via the coding sequence ATGGCGATCATCCAAGACAGCGTCGGTCCGCTGCCGTATCTGCTGACCGATTTTGACCAGCATTCCTACGAGGCCCTCGATTGCTTCACGCGGTACATGCCGAAGAGCAAGCTGGACACCGCTGTCCGGCTGATCGACACGCCCAGCGGTCACAAGGCCCTCTTGGCGAACGAGCGCATTATCACCGCATTTGAGAAAGAGCACGATCTCGAGAAGGCTTACGTGCCAGGGTCACTCGCCGAGATGCTCAAGCAGCGGTCATCGGGTAACCCCGCCGATGCGGAGCGGTTCTTCGAGCCCATGCATCCGGAGTACCTCGATCGTGACGCGCGCCTGAAGCAACTTGCCGAACAGCAGATCGAGAAGTCGATCATGTACCCAGGGGGGTGGGCACTGCTGGCCGAACCCTTCCTCGATGGCATCGATCCGTTGTACGACAACTTCGAGTCGTTCAACCGCTGGATCAACGACGACTGGGGTTTCAACTACAAGGACACCATCTACGCGCCGGCGATGCTGTCGCTGCGCGACCTCGACCGTGCAGTCGCCGAGCTGGACCGGGTGCTCGAGGCGGGTGCGCAATTCATCATCCTGCCTGCCGGTCCCGCATACGGTCGCAGCCCGGGCGACCCGTACTTCGATCCCTTCTGGGCGCGGATCAACGAAGCCAAAGCGGTGGTCTCCTACCATATTTCGGAGTTCCACTATCAGCAGGAAGTCGCGTCCCACTGGGGCTGGAAGGTCGGGGCGCCATTCCAGTTCGCCGCGTGGCAATGGCAGAACACGTACGGTGAGCGCCCAATCACGGATACGCTGTCAGCACTCATCTTCGACAACCTGTTCGGCCGTTTCCCGGATATCCGGGTTGTGGTCAGTGAGTTCGGCGCGTCCTGGGTTCCGCATTTCCTGCGCCACATGGACAAGAGCCGCGGAATGGGCCGGCTGGGGCCCTGGTTGGGCGGTCCGCTGACCGAACGGCCTAGCGCCATCTTCAAGCGGCACGTCTTCGTGGTGCCGTATCCGGAAGACGACACCGTCGCCCTGGTGGACGAGCTCGAAGGGACCGACGCCCTGGTGATGGGCTCGGACTGGCCGCACGCCGAAGGCCTGCGCGAGCCCGCGGAAATGTACTTGCGGGTGGAAGCCTTGGGGGAGGCCCAACGCCGGCACTTCCTGCGCGACAACGGACTCAGCCTGTTCGGCAAGTAA
- a CDS encoding thiolase C-terminal domain-containing protein, whose protein sequence is MRRVAMVGAGMTPFGEHFELGVKDLIPMAYAEAVAHVDRGIDKSEIQAAWFGELSTTDGFPSGILADTLDLTGIPVTRIENACATGNDAIRNATLAIASGAYDVALVVGADKVRETESSTTFWEWAAMTRDNAWDYPLGLVAPANFALHVTRYLHESPATREHMAMVAVKNHFHAVKNPKAQLRYEITVEQALAAPIVVDPFGLYDCTPQSDGAAAVILAAEDVAARYTDRPVWVRGVGLGLDRVMHQHKNDMTTFPPTVRAAKAAMAMAGVTPDDIDVAEVHDCFSGVELINYEDLGFASRFEAFKLIESGQTYVGGSKPINPSGGLKAKGHPPGATGVAQCYELFNQLRGEAENQVDGARIALAHNIGGPTAVSAVTILSADKP, encoded by the coding sequence GTGAGGCGTGTGGCAATGGTCGGCGCCGGAATGACGCCGTTCGGTGAACACTTCGAGCTGGGCGTTAAGGATTTGATTCCGATGGCCTACGCCGAGGCAGTTGCCCACGTGGACAGGGGAATTGACAAGTCCGAGATCCAAGCGGCGTGGTTCGGCGAATTGTCCACGACCGATGGCTTTCCATCTGGCATTCTCGCCGACACTTTGGATTTGACCGGGATTCCGGTCACACGTATCGAAAATGCCTGTGCCACCGGCAATGACGCGATCCGCAACGCCACGCTGGCCATCGCGTCGGGTGCCTACGATGTGGCGCTGGTTGTCGGCGCGGATAAGGTTCGCGAGACCGAGTCGAGCACCACCTTCTGGGAATGGGCTGCCATGACGCGGGACAATGCCTGGGACTACCCGCTGGGACTGGTAGCGCCGGCGAACTTCGCATTGCACGTGACGCGCTATTTGCACGAGTCGCCCGCCACCCGCGAGCACATGGCGATGGTCGCGGTGAAGAACCATTTCCACGCGGTCAAGAACCCTAAAGCCCAACTGCGATACGAGATCACCGTCGAACAGGCGCTGGCCGCGCCCATAGTGGTCGATCCCTTCGGACTGTACGACTGCACACCGCAGAGTGACGGCGCGGCTGCGGTCATCCTGGCCGCTGAGGACGTCGCCGCTCGTTACACGGACCGGCCGGTATGGGTGCGTGGCGTCGGCCTGGGGCTGGATCGCGTTATGCACCAACACAAAAATGACATGACGACGTTCCCCCCGACGGTGCGCGCCGCGAAAGCCGCGATGGCGATGGCCGGTGTGACGCCGGACGACATTGACGTCGCCGAGGTGCACGACTGCTTCTCCGGAGTTGAGCTGATCAATTACGAGGACCTTGGATTCGCCAGCCGGTTCGAGGCGTTCAAACTGATTGAATCGGGCCAAACTTATGTCGGCGGTTCAAAGCCGATCAATCCGAGCGGAGGCCTGAAGGCTAAGGGGCATCCGCCGGGCGCGACCGGGGTCGCCCAATGCTACGAGTTGTTCAATCAGTTGCGCGGCGAGGCCGAGAACCAAGTCGACGGGGCTCGGATCGCATTGGCGCATAACATCGGTGGCCCCACCGCGGTGTCCGCTGTAACGATCCTGTCCGCCGACAAGCCGTGA
- a CDS encoding SDR family NAD(P)-dependent oxidoreductase — protein MVTGAGQGLGKATALALADDGASVAVLGRTRSKLDAVCGELTKSGHQALAVECDVADRQAVTGAVEEVLGQFGGIDILINNAQGGALGATVPTAELSDEDVLEFFRTGPLGTLHLMQASFLALRQSPHAVVVNFGSAIGVRGAACMAGYSMAKEAIGGLTKSAAIEWGRYGIRVNQVCPAGLSPSAERFRDADPARWAQIEKSIPLRRMGLAYDDIGRAIAALVSDDMRYLTGATIMLDGGQVILR, from the coding sequence GTGGTCACAGGTGCCGGCCAGGGTCTAGGGAAGGCCACCGCGCTCGCTCTCGCTGACGACGGAGCCTCGGTAGCCGTGCTGGGCAGGACACGAAGCAAGCTCGACGCCGTTTGTGGTGAACTGACCAAGTCCGGGCACCAAGCACTTGCCGTTGAGTGCGACGTTGCAGACCGGCAAGCGGTGACCGGCGCGGTCGAGGAAGTACTCGGGCAGTTCGGCGGGATCGACATTCTGATCAACAACGCCCAGGGCGGCGCACTGGGCGCAACCGTACCCACTGCCGAGCTCAGCGATGAGGATGTCCTGGAGTTCTTCCGGACCGGCCCGCTCGGCACGCTGCATCTGATGCAGGCGAGTTTCCTGGCGCTCCGCCAGTCGCCCCACGCGGTTGTCGTCAACTTCGGGTCCGCCATCGGAGTCCGGGGCGCCGCTTGCATGGCCGGCTACTCGATGGCCAAGGAAGCGATCGGTGGGCTGACAAAGTCAGCCGCCATCGAGTGGGGTAGGTACGGAATCCGCGTCAACCAAGTATGTCCTGCGGGCCTGTCCCCTTCCGCGGAAAGATTCCGCGACGCCGATCCGGCGCGGTGGGCGCAGATCGAAAAAAGCATCCCGCTTCGCCGGATGGGCCTGGCCTACGACGACATCGGCCGCGCCATCGCCGCTTTGGTCAGCGACGACATGAGGTATCTCACCGGAGCAACCATCATGCTCGACGGCGGCCAAGTCATCTTGCGCTGA